In one Nicotiana tomentosiformis chromosome 6, ASM39032v3, whole genome shotgun sequence genomic region, the following are encoded:
- the LOC138893988 gene encoding uncharacterized protein: protein MRGHIQRECRASHQGTGRGTTQSSSPTAATSSAPPPVRGSPAPTGHDAARGGAQSSGGTSRFYVMSGGQSAEASPDIVTGISTVQSHDVYALIDPGSSLSYATPYVATSFGIEPEQLYEPFSVSTPIGESITAARVCRDCVVTVHGRDTMADIIELGMIDFDATKMIRKGYIYNLVRVTDTTVEVPTLESVPIVNDFPDVFSDELHGIPPDREIDMIPDTQPISIPPYRMAPA from the exons atgagaggtcatattcagagggagtgtcgtgcatcccATCAAGGTACAGGCAGGGGCACAACTCAATCATCCAGTCCTAcggctgctacatcttcagcaccccctccagttcgaggctctccagcacccacagggcacgatgcagctaggggtggtgcgcagAGTTCAGGGGGAACCAGCCGATTCTATGTTATGAGTGGTGGACAGAGTGCGGAGGCTTCCCCAGATATCGTCACAGGTATATCGAccgttcaatctcatgatgtgtatgcccttattgatcccggatcttctttgtcctatgctactccttatgttgctacgagcttcgggatagaaccggaacagctttatgagccattctctgtatctaccccAATTGGCGAGTCTATTACAGCCGCGCGGGTTTGtagagattgtgttgtcacggtgcatggtcgggataccatggctgatattattgaactagggatgattgattttgat gccacaaagatgatcaggaaggggtatatttataatttggtccgagttacggataCCACTGttgaggtgcctacccttgaatctgtaccaattgtgaatgatTTCCCCGATGTCTTTTCGGATGAGCTCCATGGAATTCCTCCAGATAGAGAGATTGATATGATACCAGACACGcaacctatatccattccaccttatagaatggcgccagcataa